One window from the genome of Mycolicibacterium gadium encodes:
- a CDS encoding DUF1295 domain-containing protein, whose translation MNFVVVATASLAILVIVHTVTFLIGRRIGRYNVVDTAWGLGFVAVAAVAAALGTGDVFRRVVLLVLVAVWGLRLAWHMTLKSAGKGEDPRYRDLLRGDFSAGHVIRKVFLIQGAATWFVSLPVQLSAVLGPTPALLRPVFVLGGAVWALGLLFEAVGDHQLRRFKADPAHQGVIMDRGLWAWTRHPNYFGDACVWWGLWLASIAGAISLVTVLSPVVMTYFLVYATGARLTEKYMANRNGFDEYRSRTSFFVPRPPRSRIP comes from the coding sequence ATGAACTTCGTCGTCGTCGCCACGGCGTCGCTGGCCATCCTGGTCATCGTTCACACCGTCACATTCCTGATCGGTCGCCGGATCGGGCGCTACAACGTCGTCGACACCGCGTGGGGTCTGGGATTCGTCGCGGTGGCCGCCGTTGCCGCCGCGCTCGGCACGGGTGACGTGTTCCGGCGGGTCGTCCTGCTGGTTCTCGTCGCGGTTTGGGGGTTGCGACTGGCGTGGCATATGACGCTGAAATCGGCTGGCAAGGGCGAGGATCCACGCTACCGCGATCTGCTGCGCGGCGACTTCTCGGCAGGCCACGTCATCCGAAAGGTGTTCTTGATCCAGGGGGCGGCGACGTGGTTCGTCTCGTTGCCCGTGCAGCTTTCGGCCGTCCTGGGGCCGACGCCGGCGCTGCTGCGCCCGGTGTTTGTCCTAGGTGGGGCCGTGTGGGCACTCGGCTTGCTGTTCGAGGCCGTCGGCGATCATCAGCTGCGGCGCTTCAAGGCCGACCCAGCCCACCAGGGTGTCATCATGGACCGCGGACTGTGGGCGTGGACCCGGCATCCGAATTACTTCGGCGACGCATGCGTGTGGTGGGGACTGTGGCTGGCCAGCATCGCGGGCGCGATTTCGCTCGTCACCGTGCTGTCCCCGGTGGTCATGACCTATTTCCTGGTGTACGCCACCGGAGCCCGGCTCACCGAGAAGTACATGGCCAATCGAAACGGCTTCGACGAATACCGTTCGCGTACTTCATTTTTCGTACCGCGTCCACCTAGATCGCGAATACCATGA
- a CDS encoding sigma-70 family RNA polymerase sigma factor translates to MTLFAPVDRLRPVTRDLDELLRHVAQQDVDAFAEFYDQTRARVFGLVTRVLRDPGYSEETTQDIYLQVWRTADTYNPAAGSPMSWLMTLAHRRAVDRVRSEQAAGQRESRYGAANVEPPSDQVADSVIQSDEHRQVTECLGSLTDTQREAIHLAYYDGLTYVQVSERLSANLATIKSRMRDAIRGLRRCLGLT, encoded by the coding sequence ATGACGCTATTTGCACCGGTCGATAGGCTACGGCCTGTGACAAGGGACCTCGACGAGCTGCTCCGCCACGTGGCCCAGCAGGACGTCGACGCGTTCGCGGAGTTCTACGACCAGACTCGGGCGCGGGTATTCGGCCTGGTCACCCGGGTTCTGCGCGATCCCGGCTACAGCGAGGAGACCACGCAGGACATCTACCTGCAGGTATGGCGCACCGCGGATACATACAATCCCGCCGCGGGGTCCCCGATGTCGTGGCTGATGACGCTCGCGCATCGCCGGGCCGTGGACCGGGTGCGCTCTGAGCAGGCCGCCGGTCAGCGCGAGTCCCGCTACGGCGCCGCCAATGTCGAGCCGCCGTCCGACCAGGTCGCCGACTCGGTGATCCAGAGCGACGAGCACCGCCAGGTGACCGAATGTCTCGGCTCACTGACCGATACTCAGCGAGAGGCCATTCACCTCGCCTATTACGACGGCCTGACCTACGTTCAGGTGTCCGAGCGGCTGTCGGCCAACCTCGCGACGATCAAATCGCGGATGCGCGATGCCATCCGCGGCCTACGCAGGTGTTTGGGACTGACATGA
- a CDS encoding anti-sigma factor, whose protein sequence is MTQPIDDLTALATPYALHAMPEAERADIDRRLASAPPDVARAFGDEVRAVRETMAAISAATAVEPPDELRDRVLAEISRTPAVPAPVIPMKPRSKRWRTAVLAAAAALIVGLGALGVGLALRPPPTTAEQIFAAPDVRTVSGDIPGGGRATVVFSRDKDAGVLVMNNVAPPKTGTVYQMWLINDEGPHSAGTMDAQAIAPSTTAVLPDLDGSSTLAFTIEPAGGSLMPTTAPFAALPLT, encoded by the coding sequence ATGACTCAACCGATAGACGATTTGACCGCCCTTGCGACGCCGTATGCGTTGCACGCGATGCCCGAGGCCGAACGTGCCGACATCGACCGTCGTCTTGCGAGTGCGCCGCCCGACGTGGCGCGCGCCTTCGGCGACGAGGTCCGTGCGGTGCGCGAAACGATGGCGGCGATATCGGCCGCCACCGCGGTCGAGCCACCGGACGAACTTCGCGACCGTGTCCTCGCCGAAATCAGCAGGACACCTGCCGTGCCGGCACCGGTGATCCCGATGAAGCCTCGCTCAAAGCGGTGGCGCACGGCCGTGCTGGCCGCCGCGGCTGCGTTGATCGTCGGACTCGGCGCCCTCGGCGTTGGGCTCGCGCTGCGGCCCCCACCGACGACAGCGGAGCAGATCTTCGCCGCACCGGACGTGCGCACCGTTTCCGGCGACATTCCCGGCGGCGGCCGGGCAACGGTCGTCTTCTCCCGCGACAAGGACGCCGGCGTCCTGGTGATGAACAACGTCGCGCCGCCCAAGACCGGCACCGTCTACCAGATGTGGTTGATCAACGACGAGGGGCCGCATTCGGCGGGCACCATGGACGCGCAGGCCATCGCGCCGTCGACCACCGCTGTGCTGCCGGATCTGGACGGGTCGAGCACGCTGGCGTTCACCATCGAGCCGGCCGGCGGTTCCCTGATGCCGACCACCGCGCCTTTCGCGGCATTGCCACTGACCTAG
- a CDS encoding glutamate--cysteine ligase, whose protein sequence is MATHPTIGVEEEFLLADPATGEPVAVNTTVAGHAAERGVKLQLELTSCQVETTSDVVGGTRELADQLFRLRRITAEAAEAGGARLLAVGLPPTVPHEFPITDTPRYRKIAERHGMIAHEQGICGAHVHVAVPNREAAIRVSNRLRPWLPLLLSLSANSAIYRNTDTGFASWRSVLWARWPSAGPPPALDSVDEYDAVVQMLIRVGAALDDGMVYWDVRPSAKFPTVEVRVADVPATVAETVLLAALIRGAVMTALDDERQRQPVPPLTAHALRAAYWKSARDGLDGEALDLAEGHECAPARTLLGNLVEHVRPALEAVGDYDLVTSELHRVAEEGNGAMRQRRAWQRGHDVADVIAEAAAATLEGT, encoded by the coding sequence ATGGCCACTCATCCCACCATCGGCGTCGAAGAGGAATTCTTGCTCGCCGATCCCGCAACCGGCGAACCGGTCGCCGTCAACACGACGGTCGCCGGGCACGCCGCCGAGCGCGGCGTGAAACTGCAGCTCGAGCTGACCAGCTGCCAGGTCGAGACCACCTCCGATGTCGTCGGCGGAACCCGCGAACTGGCCGACCAGCTGTTCAGGTTGCGCCGCATCACGGCTGAGGCCGCCGAAGCAGGCGGCGCCCGGCTGCTGGCCGTCGGATTACCGCCCACCGTGCCGCACGAATTCCCGATCACCGACACCCCGCGCTACCGAAAGATCGCCGAAAGGCACGGCATGATCGCGCACGAACAAGGCATCTGCGGTGCCCATGTTCATGTCGCCGTGCCGAACCGCGAGGCCGCGATCCGGGTCAGCAACCGGCTGCGGCCGTGGCTGCCGCTGCTCCTCTCGCTCAGCGCCAATTCGGCGATCTACCGCAACACCGACACCGGCTTCGCCAGCTGGCGCAGCGTGCTGTGGGCGCGGTGGCCGAGCGCGGGACCGCCGCCGGCATTGGATTCCGTCGACGAGTACGACGCCGTCGTGCAGATGCTGATCCGCGTGGGCGCCGCGCTGGACGATGGGATGGTCTATTGGGATGTGCGGCCGTCGGCGAAGTTTCCGACTGTCGAGGTCCGGGTCGCCGACGTGCCGGCCACGGTCGCCGAGACCGTGCTGCTGGCGGCGTTGATCCGCGGAGCGGTGATGACGGCGCTGGACGACGAGCGGCAGCGCCAACCGGTGCCGCCGCTGACCGCTCATGCCCTGCGTGCCGCCTATTGGAAATCGGCGCGCGACGGCCTCGACGGCGAAGCGCTCGACCTGGCCGAGGGGCACGAGTGTGCGCCTGCGCGAACGTTGTTGGGGAACCTGGTCGAGCACGTGCGGCCCGCGCTCGAGGCCGTCGGCGACTACGACCTCGTCACCAGCGAACTGCACCGCGTCGCCGAGGAGGGCAACGGGGCGATGCGGCAGCGGCGGGCGTGGCAGCGGGGTCACGACGTCGCCGATGTGATCGCCGAGGCCGCAGCGGCCACTCTCGAAGGGACCTAG
- a CDS encoding TIGR03621 family F420-dependent LLM class oxidoreductase, giving the protein MVKDFRFGVGLQAARRQKSVQDWARRAEGMGYDVVHMADHLYTTAPFPMMTAMAMATEKLRVGTFVLNAGFYRPALLARDVTSLRDLSGGRFDLGLGAGYVKEEFEQAELPYPTAGERVAWLRHVTEHMNEHAADVPILIAGNGDKLLTLAAQKANIIGLTGGHPIIGGVDPLADRIAFVRGAAGDRFGELELNLSVIALPTDNSGVPDLSLVRRFLPDLSEEEMLATPAVFSGTPRDIADTIRHLRDAYGVTYITVQQQHGEEFAKVIAELR; this is encoded by the coding sequence ATGGTCAAAGACTTCCGGTTCGGTGTCGGACTGCAGGCCGCACGTCGTCAGAAGTCGGTTCAGGACTGGGCGCGCCGAGCCGAGGGCATGGGGTACGACGTCGTCCACATGGCCGACCACCTCTACACGACGGCGCCGTTCCCGATGATGACGGCCATGGCGATGGCGACCGAGAAGCTGCGCGTCGGCACCTTCGTGCTGAACGCCGGCTTCTACCGGCCCGCGCTACTGGCGCGGGACGTCACGTCGCTGCGTGACCTCAGCGGCGGCCGTTTCGATCTCGGCCTCGGCGCGGGGTACGTCAAAGAGGAGTTCGAGCAAGCCGAGCTGCCGTACCCGACGGCGGGTGAACGCGTCGCGTGGCTGCGTCACGTCACCGAGCACATGAACGAGCACGCGGCCGATGTGCCGATCCTCATCGCGGGCAATGGCGACAAGCTGCTGACCCTCGCCGCGCAGAAGGCGAACATCATCGGGCTGACGGGCGGTCACCCGATCATCGGCGGCGTTGATCCGCTCGCCGACCGCATCGCGTTCGTCCGCGGGGCGGCCGGTGACCGATTCGGTGAGCTGGAGCTGAATCTGTCCGTGATCGCGCTGCCGACCGACAACTCGGGGGTTCCCGATCTGTCGCTCGTGCGGCGATTCCTGCCGGACCTGTCCGAGGAAGAGATGCTGGCGACGCCCGCGGTGTTCTCGGGTACGCCGAGGGACATCGCCGACACCATTCGGCACTTGCGCGACGCTTACGGCGTCACCTACATCACCGTGCAGCAGCAACACGGCGAGGAGTTCGCGAAGGTGATCGCCGAGCTCCGCTAG
- a CDS encoding cytochrome C oxidase subunit IV family protein encodes MQGPSVFQLVRNRAGLSWLILVAATVVSWAVGADHGTGSMVAIVVLAIAAIKVRLVGLDFMELRHAPTLLRVLFEVYCFAVWAVLSGLYLWL; translated from the coding sequence ATGCAGGGTCCTTCGGTGTTCCAACTGGTGCGCAACCGCGCGGGCCTCTCGTGGCTGATCCTCGTCGCGGCGACCGTCGTCTCGTGGGCCGTCGGCGCCGACCACGGCACGGGTTCGATGGTGGCGATCGTCGTGCTGGCCATCGCGGCGATCAAAGTGCGCCTCGTCGGCCTGGACTTCATGGAACTGCGCCACGCGCCGACACTCTTGCGCGTGTTGTTCGAGGTCTACTGCTTCGCCGTCTGGGCGGTGCTGTCGGGCCTCTACCTCTGGCTGTGA